In the genome of Oscarella lobularis chromosome 1, ooOscLobu1.1, whole genome shotgun sequence, one region contains:
- the LOC136198388 gene encoding uncharacterized protein has protein sequence MMKTVFLVIALAALSHCQIRPPQLLKCCRVQSQFKQFGPGIGGKPVTVDVGSCAGSCTGVPKATITDGTIDYFVGPEPASPSPDFVNSPILAGRPLVGFDEFPVDRWFAHTVRLPPNCRNLARMSVKICLNASSNSLTFTDSLFFYDTENEEIIYGRSLPALFGAWPPRSSDCKTIGFGPSDEVFQYAATNGFYHIGVQDDTGVDYIQTILSYASPKTCRPSLWTQVHVPLATGTEKVEKIIGCECQRLDLSRCRRQPKKVVFFQNSIFETSLDVGYCDGSCRLIPFVPLAADDVRDVTIGGKNASASQRAQASSSPDSIQIIPFPQKQLFCQPAFKQRVDIRGPYGSECVEIIKRCRCTPQCYRMTYFKHFVEVIKGDNGLLFERRRAFNVGKCAGDCDQAGSGDVMNLGNKDCPIKCTPRGYKYSPRFLTRDGSHVSVPLITTCDCKRI, from the exons ATGATGAAGACAGTCTTCCTTGTGATCGCCCTGGCGGCCCTCTCTCACTGCCAAATC CGACCACCTCAGCTACTGAAATGCTGCAGAGTGCAAAGCCAATTCAAGCAATTCGGACCCG GAATAGGAGGCAAACCCGTTACCGTCGACGTTGGAAGCTGCGCTGGATCGTGCACCGGTGTGCCAAAAGCCACCATCACCGACGGCACAATTGACTACTTCGTCGGTCCCGAACCAGCTTCGCCGAGTCCAGACTTTGTGAACAGTCCAATCCTAGCCGGACGGCCGCTAGTCGGTTTCGACGAATTCCCCGTCGATCGATGGTTCGCCCACACGGTTCGTCTGCCGCCCAACTGTCGCAACCTAGCCAGAATGAGCGTCAAAATATGCCTGAatgcgtcgtcgaactcaCTGACGTTTACCGACTCGTTATTCTTCTACGAtacagaaaatgaagaaatcaTTTATGGGCGCAGCTTGCCCGCGCTATTTGGTGCCTGGCCTCCGCGCAGTTCCGATTGCAAAACGATTGGCTTCGGTCCTTCCGATGAAGTCTTTCAGTACGCCGCGACGAACGGCTTTTATCACATCGGAGTGCAAGACGACACGGGCGTCGATTACATTCAAACGATTCTCTCGTATGCGTCTCCGAAAACGTGCCGTCCTTCTCTGTGGACTCAGGTTCACGTTCCGCTCGCTACCGGAacggaaaaagtcgaaaaaattATCGGTTGCGAGTGCCAACGTCTGGACCTCAGCCGATGTCGACGACAGCCgaagaaagtcgtcttctttcaaaattcaatattCGAGACGTCACTTGACGTGGGCTATTGCGACGGAAGCTGCCGTCTAATTCCATTCGTGCCTTTGGCGGCCGACGAtgtgcgtgacgtcaccatcgGCGGCAAGAACGCTTCCGCATCGCAAAGAGCCCAAGCATCATCCTCTCCAGATAGCATCCAAATCATTCCGT TCCCTCAAAAGCAGCTCTTCTGTCAGCCAGCTTTTAAACAACGCGTCGATATTAGAGGACCGTACG GCTCAGAATGCGTCGAGATTATCAAAAGGTGCCGCTGCACGCCGCAGTGTTATCGTATGACCTATTTCAAGCACTTCGTCGAAGTCATTAAGGGTGACAACGGCTTGCTGTTTGAACGAAGAAGA GCATTCAACGTCGGCAAGTGTGCTGGTGATTGCGATCAGGCTGGATCCGGCGACGTCATGAACTTGGGGAATAAAGACTGCCCGATCAAATGCACTCCGCGTGGTTATAAATACAGTCCGAGGTTTTTGACGCGAGACGGCAGCCACGTTTCCGTTCCGCTGATCACGACCTGCGACTGCAAAAGAATCTGA
- the LOC136198376 gene encoding uncharacterized protein — MKTLFLVIALATISHCQNRPPQRKCCRVQSQFKKFGPGIEGNPVAVNVGSCPELCPGVSTATITDGTIDYFVGPEPASLGPYLIHSLLLDQRLLVGFDTFSHKYDRFAHTVRLPPNCRSLARMSVKICLNASESNTEYGDALIFEDPLKQESLYEVTLVKLFDGYWRWMSSGCKTINFGPSDKVFQYAVRNNYYHVIVRDEVGVDYIQTTLSYESQQKCIPSLWTPVDVPLATGIEKVDKIIGCKCQQKGDSRCLRQPKKVVFYKDSKFEKTIDVGYCNGSCRQVPHVPLPTDDVRNATIDQDKENGSASGQPQVFPVPASDPQQPQAFPVPALDPPQLTCQPVSIDRVNLRGPHGLETVEVVKQCECKPQCYRMPYFKQVVGVSKKKPNGILSAEKRTFDVGKCVGTCDRAVHSDVTNLGNQDCSDKCSPRGYEYARLLKRDGSYVSVPLITTCDCKRI; from the exons ATGAAGACACTTTTCCTTGTGATTGCTCTAGCAACCATCTCTCACTGTCAAAAC CGGCCACCTCAACGGAAATGTTGCAGAGTGCAAAGTCAATTCAAGAAATTCGGACCCG GCATCGAAGGCAATCCCGTTGCCGTCAACGTTGGAAGCTGCCCCGAATTGTGCCCCGGCGTGTCGACAGCCACCATCACCGACGGCACAATTGACTACTTCGTCGGTCCCGAACCGGCTTCGCTGGGTCCATACCTAATCCACAGTCTACTCCTAGACCAAAGGCTGCTGGTCGGTTTTGACACATTTTCCCATAAGTATGACCGGTTTGCTCACACGGTTCGTCTGCCGCCCAACTGTCGCAGTCTAGCCAGAATGAGCGTCAAAATTTGCCTGAATGCATCGGAATCGAACACAGAGTATGGCGACGCATTAATCTTCGAGGATCCACTCAAACAAGAGTCTCTTTATGAAGTCACGTTAGTCAAGCTGTTTGATGGTTACTGGCGCTGGATGAGTTCCGGCTGTAAAACGATTAACTTCGGTCCATCCGACAAAGTGTTTCAGTACGCCGTGAGAAACAACTATTATCACGTCATCGTACGAGACGAGGTAGGAGTCGATTACATTCAAACGACTCTCTCGTATGAGTCTCAGCAAAAGTGCATTCCTTCTCTGTGGACACCCGTCGACGTTCCTCTCGCTACGGGAATAGAGAAAGTCGATAAAATTATTGGCTGCAAGTGCCAACAGAAAGGCGACAGCCGATGCCTCCGACAACCaaagaaagtcgtcttctATAAAGATTCAAAATTTGAGAAGACAATCGACGTGGGCTATTGCAACGGAAGTTGCCGCCAGGTTCCGCATGTGCCTTTGCCGACCGACGATGTGCGTAACGCCACCATCGATCAGGATAAAGAGAACGGTTCCGCATCAGGACAACCCCAAGTCTTTCCAGTCCCAGCTTCAGATCCTCAGCAACCCCAAGCCTTTCCAGTCCCAGCTTTAGATCCTCCTCAGCTCACATGCCAGCCAGTCTCAATAGACCGCGTCAATCTTAGAGGACCGCATG GTTTGGAAACTGTCGAAGTCGTCAAACAGTGCGAATGCAAGCCGCAGTGTTATCGTATGCCTTATTTCAAGCAGGTCGTCGGAGTCTCCAAGAAAAAACCGAACGGCATTCTGTCTGCAGAGAAAAGA acgttcgacgtcggAAAGTGCGTTGGTACTTGCGATCGGGCTGTACACAGCGACGTCACAAACTTGGGGAATCAAGACTGCTCAGACAAATGCAGCCCTCGTGGATATGAATACGCAAGACTCTTGAAGCGAGACGGCAGCTACGTTTCCGTCCCGCTCATCACGACCTGCGACTGCAAAAGAATTTGA
- the LOC136198365 gene encoding uncharacterized protein isoform X2, with product MKRVFLVIALAAISHCQLRSPYQSRKCCRVQSQYKKFGPGIRGNPVAVDVGSCTGSCTGVSTATIIDGTIDYFVGPEPASPSPDFVNSLILDGRTLVGFDEFPVDRWFAHTVRLPPNCRDLVRMRVKICLNASSNSLTTTDSVFFYHPINGNILYSRSLPTLFGSWPPRSSGCRTIGFGSSDEVFQYAATNGVYHIAVQDDTGVDYIQTTLWYASPKKCLPSLWTHADVPLATGTEKVDKIIGCECQNQEVSRCLRQPKKVVFFQNSIFETAIDVGYCGGSCRQVPYVPLAADDARDVTISGRSATASRKAQVAEESIHIFPYPQKQLICQPVLIDRVDIKGPYGSECVEIVKQCECKPQCYRMPYFKHFVEVFKDENGLLSEQRRKFNVGKCVGTCNQAAYSGVTNLGDKDCSVKCSPRGYKYTSRFLTRDGSYVSVPLITACDCKKI from the exons ATGAAGAGAGTCTTCCTTGTCATTGCTCTAGCAGCCATCTCTCATTGCCAATTG CGGTCACCTTACCAAAGCCGAAAATGTTGCAGAGTGCAAAGCCAATACAAGAAATTCGGACCCG GCATTAGAGGCAAtcccgttgccgtcgacgttgggAGCTGCACCGGATCGTGCACCGGCGTGTCGACAGCCACCATCATCGACGGCACGATTGACTACTTCGTCGGTCCCGAACCGGCTTCGCCGAGTCCAGACTTTGTGAACAGTCTAATCCTAGACGGACGGACGCTGGTCGGTTTCGACGAATTCCCCGTCGATCGATGGTTCGCCCACACGGTTCGTCTGCCGCCCAACTGTCGCGACCTAGTCAGAATGAGAGTCAAAATATGCCTGAatgcgtcgtcgaactcaCTGACGACAACCGATTCGGTATTCTTTTATCATCCAATCAACGGCAACATTCTTTATTCGCGCAGCTTGCCCACGCTATTCGGTTCGTGGCCTCCGCGCAGTTCCGGCTGTAGAACAATTGGCTTTGGTTCTTCCGACGAAGTTTTTCAGTACGCCGCGACAAACGGCGTCTATCACATCGCGGTACAAGACGACACGGGAGTCGATTACATTCAAACGACTCTCTGGTATGCGTCTCCGAAAAAGTGCCTTCCTTCTCTGTGGACTCACGCCGACGTTCCGCTCGCCACCGGAACAGAAAAAGTCGACAAAATCATTGGCTGCGAGTGCCAAAATCAGGAAGTCAGCCGATGTCTCCGACAACCgaagaaagtcgtcttctttcaaaattcaatattCGAGACGGCCATCGACGTGGGCTATTGTGGCGGAAGTTGCCGCCAGGTTCCGTATGTGCCTTTGGCTGCTGACGatgcgcgtgacgtcaccattAGTGGCAGAAGCGCTACAGCGTCAAGAAAAGCCCAAGTGGCTGAAGAAAGCATCCACATCTTTCCAT ATCCTCAAAAGCAGCTCATATGTCAGCCAGTCTTAATAGACCGCGTCGATATCAAAGGACCGTACG GTTCGGAGTGCGTCGAGATTGTCAAACAATGCGAATGCAAGCCGCAATGTTATCGTATGCCGTATTTCAAGCACTTTGTCGAAGTCTTCAAGGACGAGAACGGTCTTCTGTCTGAACAGAGAAGA AAATTCAACGTCGGAAAGTGTGTTGGTACTTGCAATCAGGCTGCCTACAGTGGCGTCACGAACTTGGGAGATAAAGACTGCTCAGTGAAATGCAGCCCGCGTGGATATAAATACACTTCGAGATTCTTGACGCGAGATGGCAGCTACGTTTCCGTTCCGCTCATCACGGCCTgcgactgcaaaaaaatttga
- the LOC136198365 gene encoding uncharacterized protein isoform X1 has protein sequence MKRVFLVIALAAISHCQLRSPYQSRKCCRVQSQYKKFGPGIRGNPVAVDVGSCTGSCTGVSTATIIDGTIDYFVGPEPASPSPDFVNSLILDGRTLVGFDEFPVDRWFAHTVRLPPNCRDLVRMRVKICLNASSNSLTTTDSVFFYHPINGNILYSRSLPTLFGSWPPRSSGCRTIGFGSSDEVFQYAATNGVYHIAVQDDTGVDYIQTTLWYASPKKCLPSLWTHADVPLATGTEKVDKIIGCECQNQEVSRCLRQPKKVVFFQNSIFETAIDVGYCGGSCRQVPYVPLAADDARDVTISGRSATASRKAQVAEESIHIFPYPQKQLICQPVLIDRVDIKGPYGMELFPLALINKNHLCCPGSECVEIVKQCECKPQCYRMPYFKHFVEVFKDENGLLSEQRRKFNVGKCVGTCNQAAYSGVTNLGDKDCSVKCSPRGYKYTSRFLTRDGSYVSVPLITACDCKKI, from the exons ATGAAGAGAGTCTTCCTTGTCATTGCTCTAGCAGCCATCTCTCATTGCCAATTG CGGTCACCTTACCAAAGCCGAAAATGTTGCAGAGTGCAAAGCCAATACAAGAAATTCGGACCCG GCATTAGAGGCAAtcccgttgccgtcgacgttgggAGCTGCACCGGATCGTGCACCGGCGTGTCGACAGCCACCATCATCGACGGCACGATTGACTACTTCGTCGGTCCCGAACCGGCTTCGCCGAGTCCAGACTTTGTGAACAGTCTAATCCTAGACGGACGGACGCTGGTCGGTTTCGACGAATTCCCCGTCGATCGATGGTTCGCCCACACGGTTCGTCTGCCGCCCAACTGTCGCGACCTAGTCAGAATGAGAGTCAAAATATGCCTGAatgcgtcgtcgaactcaCTGACGACAACCGATTCGGTATTCTTTTATCATCCAATCAACGGCAACATTCTTTATTCGCGCAGCTTGCCCACGCTATTCGGTTCGTGGCCTCCGCGCAGTTCCGGCTGTAGAACAATTGGCTTTGGTTCTTCCGACGAAGTTTTTCAGTACGCCGCGACAAACGGCGTCTATCACATCGCGGTACAAGACGACACGGGAGTCGATTACATTCAAACGACTCTCTGGTATGCGTCTCCGAAAAAGTGCCTTCCTTCTCTGTGGACTCACGCCGACGTTCCGCTCGCCACCGGAACAGAAAAAGTCGACAAAATCATTGGCTGCGAGTGCCAAAATCAGGAAGTCAGCCGATGTCTCCGACAACCgaagaaagtcgtcttctttcaaaattcaatattCGAGACGGCCATCGACGTGGGCTATTGTGGCGGAAGTTGCCGCCAGGTTCCGTATGTGCCTTTGGCTGCTGACGatgcgcgtgacgtcaccattAGTGGCAGAAGCGCTACAGCGTCAAGAAAAGCCCAAGTGGCTGAAGAAAGCATCCACATCTTTCCAT ATCCTCAAAAGCAGCTCATATGTCAGCCAGTCTTAATAGACCGCGTCGATATCAAAGGACCGTACGGTATGGAACTTTTCCCCCTCGCGTTGATTAACAAAAATCATTTGTGTTGTCCAGGTTCGGAGTGCGTCGAGATTGTCAAACAATGCGAATGCAAGCCGCAATGTTATCGTATGCCGTATTTCAAGCACTTTGTCGAAGTCTTCAAGGACGAGAACGGTCTTCTGTCTGAACAGAGAAGA AAATTCAACGTCGGAAAGTGTGTTGGTACTTGCAATCAGGCTGCCTACAGTGGCGTCACGAACTTGGGAGATAAAGACTGCTCAGTGAAATGCAGCCCGCGTGGATATAAATACACTTCGAGATTCTTGACGCGAGATGGCAGCTACGTTTCCGTTCCGCTCATCACGGCCTgcgactgcaaaaaaatttga